GTCGGCATGGATAGATGCAGCTGAGGATAAGCATCTTTGCCAGACTTTATTGGACAGGATAACGGTCAATTGTCAGATTGTTCGCTTGACTGACAAGTAAATAAAAACACTCACTTCTTTTTTCATAGGGGCAAATATCTCGTTTGAAAACAATGCCGAAAAACGGCTTAAAATAGATGCAAAAAATCTCACGAAATTCAAAGAACTGCTTAGCTTTTGAGATTCTCTGCAGTTTATAGGGTAGGGGGGTCTAAATCTCTACCACTTTTCACCCCGGAAACGGGCGTGGGGTAACGCGTGAAAATTCGCGATTTCAAACAGTGTGGCGAAATATACCGTAGAGTTCATTGGAATAACCGAGGTAAAAAATCGATTGTTTGGAGATGCGTCAGTAGGCTTGAGAATACAGGGTTAGCTTGTCATTCCCGAACCGTGCTGGAGGATATGATAGGTATTGCTACGGTGGAGGCAATTAATAAACTAATAGGGCAAAAGGATGGCTTTTTAACTATCTTAAAGGAAAATATAGAAACAGTGATAAGTGAAACGGACAATAATATTGTTTCCAATATAGATAAAAAGCTAGAGGAATTACAAAAAGACCTTTTGAAACTGGCCAATTCCAAAGAAGATTATAACGATATAGCCGATGAGATTTACAGGCTCAGAGAGGAAAGGCATAAGGCTTTAGCAGAAGAAGCCGGCAAAAAAGGCTCCAAGCAAAGGCTAGAAGATATGGAAAAATTCCTTAATGAACAATCCACCCTCCTCGAGGAGTATGATGAGCAACTAGTAAGGAGACTTATAGAGAAAATAACGGTCTATGATGATAAACTAACTATTGAATTTAAATCTGGTGTAGAAATTGATATAGAAAAATAAAACGAATTTGACCGCCGATTAAGGGGCTGTGGCATCTTGGTCGGCGGTTTTTGTAATTAACTTATTACAATTACAAAATCATATTGACAACTATCGATATGCTTGATATTATTGTCATATCGAGAACATTCGATATCATTGATACATATAAATATAAAGGAGGTAATTTTATGAAGCATTCATATGCAGATTATGTTCCTGCAATTAAGGCTATGTCAGATGAAACACGGTTAAAGATTATTGATATGCTATCGTGTGGAGAAATGTGCGCATGCGATATATTAGAAGAATTCAGTATTTCTCAATCCACTCTTAGTTATCATATGAAGATTTTATCTGAAAGCGGCCTTGTAAATGCAGTACGTGATGGGGCTTGGATGAGATATACATTAAACAAGGAAAAAACGGATGAGGTTATAGCTTTCTTTACATGCATAACAAATGACAAAGAAGATTGTATTTGTAAAAAGAGCAAAAATAAAAAATCTGATAATCAATGTTGTTAAGGAGGATTTAGTAATGAAAAATATTGAGATTTTTGACCCAGCAATGTGTTGCTCGACAGGAGTTTGTGGACCATCTATTGACCCAGAGCTGTTAAGAGTAGCAACTGTTATTAATTCGCTTAAAGAAAAAGGGATTATTATAAAAAGGCATGGTTTGTCTAGTGAACCCCAGGATTTTATCTCCAATAAAGTTATAAGTGAAATTCTACAAAAGGAAGGAGCAGATATTCTTCCTGTAACACTGGCAGATGGTGAAATTGTAAAAACCAAAAGCTACCCAACAAACGAAGAGTTTTCAGAATGGTTAGGGGTGGAAATAAGCACAAAACCTCAAAAGAAGAGTGGCTGCTGCGGACCAAAGGGGTGCTGTTAAGATGTTAAAGAATAATTATGAGCCATTTAGTTTAGATGGGATAAATCTGACTAAGTATATGTTTTTCACAGGAAAGGGTGGTGTAGGTAAAACTTCAACCGCTTGTGCTGTGGCAGTAAATTTAGCTGATAATGGAAAAAGTGTTCTCCTTATAAGCACTGATCCTGCATCCAATTTGCAGGATGTTTTTAATACTGAGCTTGATGGCAAAGGTGTGCCGATTGATGGAGCGCCGGGTTTAGTTGTGGCGAATCTTAACCCAGAGGAAGCTGCCAGAGAGTATAGGGAATCGGTTATTGCTCCATATAGGGGGAAGTTGCCGGATAGTGTAATTGTAAATATGGAGGAACAACTCTCGGGTTCATGTACTGTTGAAATTGCCGCTTTTGACCAGTTTTCGAACTTCATCACTGATAAATCCACAGAGAATAAATACGATTATATTATTTTTGATACTGCTCCGACAGGGCACACACTTCGTATGCTGCAATTACCATCAGCGTGGAGTAATTTTATCAGTGAAAGTACACATGGGGCGTCATGTTTAGGTCAGCTCGCTGGACTTCAAGATAAAAAGGATATGTATAAGAATGCGGTTGAAAACCTTGCAGATAAAGATAAAACAACTTTGATATTGGTATCAAGGCCGGAGGAAACTCCTTTGATTGAAGCTGAACGTTCAAGCCATGAGCTTAGTGAGCTAGGGATAAACAATCAGGTTTTAGTTATCAATGGTATACTGAGTGAAGCAACTGACGATGTTTCGATTAAAATGTTAGATAAGCAGCAAAAGGCTTTGGAAAATATGCCACAGGGTTTAAAAAAGTTTAAGATTTTCACTATACCACTTCGTTCCTATAACGTTGTAGGTATTGATAATATTAGAACATTTTTATATAGTGACGAATACACAAAAAATAGTATTTATAGCAAATCCTTAAATTTAAGACACCTAGATGTTCTGATTGAAGATATTTATAGGGCAGGTAAAAAAGTGATATTTACAATGGGCAAAGGCGGTGTTGGAAAAACAACTATTGCTGCAACCATTGCTGTGGCTCTTGCTAGAAAGGGTGTTAAGGTACATTTAACATCTACAGACCCAGCTAATCATCTCAAATATGTGGTTGAAGATACTGAAAATATTAAGCTAAGTAAAATAGATGAAAAGCAGGAACTATTGCGATATCAAAATGAGGTATTAAGTAAGGCTCGTGAAACAATGAGCGAAGATGATGTTGCTTATGTTGAAGAGGATTTACGCTCTCCATGCACACAGGAGATTGCAGTATTTAGAGCATTTGCTGAGATTGTTGACAAGGCTGAAAACGAAGTTGTAATAATTGATACTGCACCAACGGGTCACACGCTTCTGTTGCTTGATTCTACACAGAGTTATCATAAAGAGGTTCAGAGAACAAAAGGTGAAACGCCAATATCTGTTCAAAGATTACTTCCAAGACTTCGGGATGAGAAACAAACAGAGGTTATTATTGTTACATTACCTGAAGCAACACCGGTATTTGAAGCTCAGAGACTGGGTGATGACCTAAACAGAGCGGGAATTAATAACAAATGGTGGGTGGTTAATCAGTGCCTTTCATTGACGAATACTAAAAATAGTATGTTAATAGCTCGCGCTGATGCTGAAAAGCAATGGCTGGAAAAAGTTAAGCAAATAAGTTCTGATAACTTTGTTGCAATCCCCTGGTTTCAGGATGCATCAATTGAAAATATAGTGAACTTTTCTGGAGGTAGTAAAAGTGATGAATAAAAGTGATGCTGGCTGTTGCTCTTGTGGCAGTGGCTGCTGCGGACAAGAACAGGAAAAAAGGCAGATTATAATAGATTTTCTTTATCTTGATCTGAGTGTGTGTAAGAGGTGTCAAGGAACTGAAACTAATCTTGAGGATGCAGTTAATGAAGTATCAACGGTATTAAGAGCGGCAGGGTTTGATATAGTATTGAATAAGATTAATATAAATTCAAGGGAGTTAGCCATTGAACACCATTTTTTAAGTTCTCCAACCATTCGTGTAAATGGCAGGGATATTGCTCTTGAGGTTAAGGAATCTTCCTGCAAGGAATGTGGAGATCTATGTGGCGACTCTGTGGATTGCAGAGTTTGGGTGCAGGATGGTATAGAGTATACGGAACCACCAAAATCCATGATTATTAACGCAATTTTGAAAGAAGTTTATGATGGCCATAGTTCAATCCCCTTGACAAATGAGAAATATGAAATCCCACAAAACTTAATTACATTTTTTGATAGCTTAGAAAGAAAGGAGGATTGATTTACATGAGTAAGGAACGTAATAGTGGAATTGGATTTTTTGAAAAGTACTTAACCGTATGGGTTATTTTATGTATGTTTGCAGGTGTATTGATTGGAAAGTTTTTACCCGGAATTCCAGCGTTTTTAGGACGTTTTGAATATGCAAATGTTTCAATACCTATGGCGATTTTAATCTGGCTTATGATATATCCAATGATGCTAAAAGTAGATTTTCAAAGTATTAGAAATGTAGGAAAAAATCCTAAGGGGCTTTTTGTTACATGGATAACTAACTGGTTGATAAAGCCTTTTACCATGTTCGGCATTGCATGGCTGTTTTTCTTTGTAATTTTTAAATCTCTAATTCCGGCAGAATTGGCACAAGACTATCTTGCGGGAGCAATACTTCTTGGAGCGGCACCGTGTACAGCGATGGTATTTGTATGGAGTTATTTGACTAAAGGCAATGCGGCTTATACCGTCGTGCAAGTGGCAACAAATGATCTTATAATTCTCATAGCTTTCACGCCCATAGTTGCGTTTCTTCTAGGTGTGGGCGGTGTAACCATACCCTGGGACACTCTTGTTTTATCTGTAGTATTGTTTGTTGTTATCCCGCTGGCTGGTGGTATAATTACCCGTAATTACATCACAAAAAAGCGAGGACTCGATTACTTTGAAAAGAGTTTTATACCGAAGTTTGGGAATATCACTACCATAGGTCTATTGCTAACATTAATAATAATCTTTTCATTCCAGGGCGATGTAATTCTGAACAA
The window above is part of the Defluviitalea raffinosedens genome. Proteins encoded here:
- a CDS encoding zinc ribbon domain-containing protein, with the translated sequence MKIRDFKQCGEIYRRVHWNNRGKKSIVWRCVSRLENTGLACHSRTVLEDMIGIATVEAINKLIGQKDGFLTILKENIETVISETDNNIVSNIDKKLEELQKDLLKLANSKEDYNDIADEIYRLREERHKALAEEAGKKGSKQRLEDMEKFLNEQSTLLEEYDEQLVRRLIEKITVYDDKLTIEFKSGVEIDIEK
- a CDS encoding ArsR/SmtB family transcription factor gives rise to the protein MKHSYADYVPAIKAMSDETRLKIIDMLSCGEMCACDILEEFSISQSTLSYHMKILSESGLVNAVRDGAWMRYTLNKEKTDEVIAFFTCITNDKEDCICKKSKNKKSDNQCC
- the arsD gene encoding arsenite efflux transporter metallochaperone ArsD, which produces MKNIEIFDPAMCCSTGVCGPSIDPELLRVATVINSLKEKGIIIKRHGLSSEPQDFISNKVISEILQKEGADILPVTLADGEIVKTKSYPTNEEFSEWLGVEISTKPQKKSGCCGPKGCC
- the arsA gene encoding arsenical pump-driving ATPase; this encodes MLKNNYEPFSLDGINLTKYMFFTGKGGVGKTSTACAVAVNLADNGKSVLLISTDPASNLQDVFNTELDGKGVPIDGAPGLVVANLNPEEAAREYRESVIAPYRGKLPDSVIVNMEEQLSGSCTVEIAAFDQFSNFITDKSTENKYDYIIFDTAPTGHTLRMLQLPSAWSNFISESTHGASCLGQLAGLQDKKDMYKNAVENLADKDKTTLILVSRPEETPLIEAERSSHELSELGINNQVLVINGILSEATDDVSIKMLDKQQKALENMPQGLKKFKIFTIPLRSYNVVGIDNIRTFLYSDEYTKNSIYSKSLNLRHLDVLIEDIYRAGKKVIFTMGKGGVGKTTIAATIAVALARKGVKVHLTSTDPANHLKYVVEDTENIKLSKIDEKQELLRYQNEVLSKARETMSEDDVAYVEEDLRSPCTQEIAVFRAFAEIVDKAENEVVIIDTAPTGHTLLLLDSTQSYHKEVQRTKGETPISVQRLLPRLRDEKQTEVIIVTLPEATPVFEAQRLGDDLNRAGINNKWWVVNQCLSLTNTKNSMLIARADAEKQWLEKVKQISSDNFVAIPWFQDASIENIVNFSGGSKSDE
- a CDS encoding DUF2703 domain-containing protein, with product MNKSDAGCCSCGSGCCGQEQEKRQIIIDFLYLDLSVCKRCQGTETNLEDAVNEVSTVLRAAGFDIVLNKININSRELAIEHHFLSSPTIRVNGRDIALEVKESSCKECGDLCGDSVDCRVWVQDGIEYTEPPKSMIINAILKEVYDGHSSIPLTNEKYEIPQNLITFFDSLERKED
- the arsB gene encoding ACR3 family arsenite efflux transporter, which codes for MSKERNSGIGFFEKYLTVWVILCMFAGVLIGKFLPGIPAFLGRFEYANVSIPMAILIWLMIYPMMLKVDFQSIRNVGKNPKGLFVTWITNWLIKPFTMFGIAWLFFFVIFKSLIPAELAQDYLAGAILLGAAPCTAMVFVWSYLTKGNAAYTVVQVATNDLIILIAFTPIVAFLLGVGGVTIPWDTLVLSVVLFVVIPLAGGIITRNYITKKRGLDYFEKSFIPKFGNITTIGLLLTLIIIFSFQGDVILNNPLHIVLIAIPLIIQTFLIFFIAYLASKVIKLPHEIAAPAGMIGASNFFELAVAVAIALFGTQSPAALATIVGVLTEVPVMLILVKIANNTRHWFPEKS